The Bacillus vallismortis genome window below encodes:
- a CDS encoding N-acetylmuramoyl-L-alanine amidase, translating into MVNIIQDFIPVGANNRPGYLMTPFYITVHNTANTAPGADAEAHARYLKNPDTATSWHFTVDDTDIYQHLPLNENGWHAGDGNGSGNRASIGIEICENADGDFAQATANAQWLIKILMAEHHISLANVVPHKYWSGKECPRQLLNIWDTFKAGIGGGGSQTYVVKQGDTLTSIARAFGVTVAQLQEWNNIEDPNLIQVGQVLIVSVPSYAEEPELYPLPDGIIKLTTPYTSGEHVFQVQRALGALYFYPNKGAANNGIDGIYGPKTADAVARFQSVNGLAADGIYGPATKAKISALLLL; encoded by the coding sequence ATGGTTAACATCATTCAAGACTTTATTCCAGTCGGTGCAAATAACCGTCCAGGCTACCTCATGACACCGTTCTACATTACAGTGCATAATACAGCGAACACTGCACCCGGAGCGGATGCCGAAGCACATGCCCGCTATTTGAAAAATCCTGATACGGCGACTAGCTGGCATTTTACTGTTGATGATACAGACATTTATCAGCATCTGCCATTAAATGAAAACGGCTGGCATGCGGGAGACGGAAACGGCAGCGGCAACCGGGCTTCTATTGGGATTGAAATTTGTGAAAATGCCGATGGAGATTTCGCTCAAGCAACAGCAAATGCCCAGTGGCTTATTAAAATATTAATGGCTGAGCACCATATCAGTCTCGCCAATGTCGTCCCTCATAAGTATTGGTCAGGGAAGGAATGTCCGCGCCAGCTGTTGAATATATGGGATACGTTTAAAGCTGGGATTGGGGGAGGCGGGAGCCAAACCTATGTCGTGAAACAGGGTGATACGCTTACATCCATAGCGAGAGCGTTCGGTGTGACTGTTGCCCAGCTGCAAGAGTGGAACAATATCGAAGATCCGAATCTCATTCAGGTCGGTCAAGTGCTAATTGTAAGTGTGCCATCGTACGCTGAAGAGCCCGAGCTCTATCCGCTCCCGGACGGAATAATCAAACTGACAACACCTTACACCTCAGGCGAACATGTCTTTCAGGTACAGCGAGCACTGGGCGCTCTCTATTTTTACCCTAATAAAGGAGCTGCCAATAACGGAATTGATGGCATTTACGGACCGAAAACTGCTGATGCGGTTGCGCGTTTTCAGTCTGTTAACGGTTTAGCGGCCGACGGTATTTACGGGCCGGCGACTAAAGCAAAGATCAGTGCTTTATTACTTTTGTAG
- a CDS encoding phage holin, which translates to MKTYDKGTVIRTVLLLVAFINQTMLMFGKSPLDIQEEQVNQLADALYSAGSLIFTIGTTVAAWFKNNYVTEKGKKQRDLLKENNLTK; encoded by the coding sequence ATGAAAACGTACGACAAAGGCACGGTCATCAGGACGGTGCTTCTTTTGGTTGCATTCATTAACCAAACCATGCTGATGTTTGGCAAATCACCATTGGACATTCAAGAAGAGCAGGTCAATCAGCTTGCTGACGCTCTTTATTCTGCCGGATCTCTCATTTTTACAATAGGGACAACAGTTGCCGCTTGGTTTAAAAACAACTATGTAACAGAAAAAGGGAAAAAACAGCGTGACTTGTTAAAGGAAAATAATCTGACGAAATAA